In Coccidioides posadasii str. Silveira chromosome 4, complete sequence, one genomic interval encodes:
- the TWF1_1 gene encoding Twinfilin-1 (EggNog:ENOG410PK0U~COG:W~BUSCO:11199at33183), translated as MQSGITASAELHDAFKAFLSSPSSLFCLPITIESEQLVPLSPISFAFNANDALDDKPFFESLPFLKDTLQPKTPIYLLLRRFQHEDPIESQLVALTYIPSNSGVRAKTIFASTRATVVRELGSEKFFDTVFAVEEEEILSEAAWKEREADKKASRGGNGNGTAADEDDAESRRQDVMGEKERALDAIRRAENEARSMSMRRDIGIGGTVGAGGAADLKGVPFPLGDGVKEALQKLENDEGGAVLLGIDIPNETLTLLSTESNVSPGSLSSLIPDSKPQYTFYRYPTTSALVFVYTCPSTSAIKERMLYASCRRGTLKVAEAQGLTISHKVGAKAVENKTPLTTRTDIPITTD; from the exons ATGCAGTCAGGAATAACAG CCTCCGCCGAGCTCCATGATGCCTTCAAGGCCTTTCTCTCCTCCCCGTCCTCCCTCTTCTGCCTTCCCATAACAATCGAGAGCGAACAGCTCGTTCCTCTATCTCCTATCTCCTTCGCATTTAATGCCAACGATGCCCTTGATGATAAGCCATTCTTCGAATCCCTTCCATTCCTCAAAGATACTCTCCAACCTAAAACCCCGATATACCTTCTCCTCCGCCGGTTCCAGCATGAGGATCCCATAGAATCGCAGCTGGTTGCGCTTACTTACATTCCCTCAAATAGCGGGGTCCGTGCCAAAACAATTTTTGCAAGTACCCGTGCTACTGTAGTTCGTGAATTGGGCTCTGAGAAGTTCTTCGACACTGTTTTCGCGgtcgaagaggaagagattTTGAGCGAAGCTGCCTGGAAGGAACGGGAGGCAGATAAGAAGGCCTCCAGGGGTGGCAATGGAAATGGGACGGCGgcggatgaagatgatgcgGAAAGCAGGAGGCAGGATGTCATGGGAGAGAAGGAAAGGGCGCTTGATGCCATCAGGCGGGCCGAGAACGAGGCGAGGAGCATGTCAATGAGAAGAGATATCGGAATTGGGGGCACTGTTGGCGCCGGAGGGGCGGCCGATCTCAAGGGTGTCCCCTTTCCGCTTGGGGATGGGGTCAAGGAAGCGCTGCAGAAACTGGAAAATGATGAAGGAGGAGCCGTTTTATTG GGTATTGATATTCCTAATGAAACCCTCACGCTTCTCTCCACCGAATCAAACGTTTCTCCCGGATCACTCTCTAGCCTAATACCAGACTCGAAACCCCAGTACACGTTCTACCGGTATCCCACCACATCCGCGCTGGTCTTCGTTTATACTTGTCCTTCGACGTCGGCTATCAAGGAACGTATGCTCTACGCTAGCTGTCGCAGAGGAACGTTGAAGGTGGCTGAGGCACAGGGTCTGACAATCTCGCATAAGGTTGGTGCCAAAGCCGTTGAAAATAAAACCCCGCTCACAACGCGTACTGATATACCCATAACGACAGATTGA
- a CDS encoding uncharacterized protein (EggNog:ENOG410PRS1~COG:S~BUSCO:12031at33183) — MAEGSIASAVALPDPEPSSPDATLKRRQFPSQEDNNTKRRRVSTSQAQSTADDTSQVSPVVPRTSVDDGKEKGRQKTGREEERKRGQRLFGALLGTLSQSSLTATQKRRADIERKQQAKLKQQDEEYDEQYRKRREELMARRRRDQVVYERESLRVRHSNLRAMARSLKTKSTPTLYYKPWQLRPEEKDIIDSQVEDAEAMIAKEVEDFERRNRRETEGSQPDKEAAELPPAVESRSTADPTESIANNGPKPDTVGSDTNDHQEASEAQKQTTTNDIPVPPDRNEETAHARPNEDDSGEVVLEDKEDTVIY, encoded by the exons ATGGCTGAAGG ATCGATCGCGTCAGCTGTCGCATTGCCTGATCCGGAACCATCGAGTCCCGATGCCACTTTGAAACGGCGACAGTTCCCTTCTCAAGAAGATAACAATACTAAGCGCCGTCGAGTTAGTACGAGTCAAGCACAGTCCACGGCGGACGATACTTCGCAGGTTTCACCCGTCGTACCGAGGACATCTGTCGATGacggaaaggaaaagggtcGCCAAAAAACTGGACGGGAGGAAGAGCGCAAGCGTGGTCAGAGGTTATTTGGCGCATTGCTCGGGACGCTTTCACAAAGCTCATTGACAGCCACACAGAAGCGGCGCGCCGACATTGAGCGAAAGCAACAGGCCAAGCTGAAACAGCAGGATGAAGAGTATGATGAACAATATAGGAAACGGCGCGAGGAGCTAATGGCTCGGAGAAGAAGGGATCAAGTGGTATATGAGAGAGAGTCG TTGCGAGTTCGCCATTCAAATCTGCGGGCGATGGCCCGCTCTCTGAAGACTAAGTCGACACCAACCCTG TACTACAAACCTTGGCAGCTTCGGCCAGAAGAAAAGGACATCATCGACTCGCAGGTAGAAGATGCAGAAGCTATGATCGCAAAGGAAGTGGAAGACTTCGAACGCCGGAATCGCAGAGAAACCGAAGGATCGCAACCGGATAAAGAAGCGGCAGAGTTACCTCCCGCAGTTGAGTCAAGAAGCACCGCGGATCCGACGGAGTCAATTGCTAACAATGGCCCAAAGCCGGACACGGTGGGTTCCGATACTAATGATCATCAAGAAGCTTCAGAGGCCCAAAAGCAAACCACTACTAATGATATTCCTGTTCCTCCTGACCGGAATGAGGAAACAGCTCATGCGAGACCCAATGAAGATGACTCGGGGGAGGTTGTCTTGGAAGacaaagaagatactgtGATATACTAG
- the TWF1_1 gene encoding Twinfilin-1, variant 2 (EggNog:ENOG410PK0U~COG:W~BUSCO:11199at33183): MQSGITASAELHDAFKAFLSSPSSLFCLPITIESEQLVPLSPISFAFNANDALDDKPFFESLPFLKDTLQPKTPIYLLLRRFQHEDPIESQLVALTYIPSNSGVRAKTIFASTRATVVRELGSEKFFDTVFAVEEEEILSEAAWKEREADKKASRGGNGNGTAADEDDAESRRQDVMGEKERALDAIRRAENEARSMSMRRDIGIGGTVGAGGAADLKGVPFPLGDGVKEALQKLENDEGGAVLLGIDIPNETLTLLSTESNVSPGSLSSLIPDSKPQYTFYRYPTTSALVFVYTCPSTSAIKERMLYASCRRGTLKVAEAQGLTISHKIEASSPDEITQTRLEEEISPRKEDGPQRGFARPRRPGR, translated from the exons ATGCAGTCAGGAATAACAG CCTCCGCCGAGCTCCATGATGCCTTCAAGGCCTTTCTCTCCTCCCCGTCCTCCCTCTTCTGCCTTCCCATAACAATCGAGAGCGAACAGCTCGTTCCTCTATCTCCTATCTCCTTCGCATTTAATGCCAACGATGCCCTTGATGATAAGCCATTCTTCGAATCCCTTCCATTCCTCAAAGATACTCTCCAACCTAAAACCCCGATATACCTTCTCCTCCGCCGGTTCCAGCATGAGGATCCCATAGAATCGCAGCTGGTTGCGCTTACTTACATTCCCTCAAATAGCGGGGTCCGTGCCAAAACAATTTTTGCAAGTACCCGTGCTACTGTAGTTCGTGAATTGGGCTCTGAGAAGTTCTTCGACACTGTTTTCGCGgtcgaagaggaagagattTTGAGCGAAGCTGCCTGGAAGGAACGGGAGGCAGATAAGAAGGCCTCCAGGGGTGGCAATGGAAATGGGACGGCGgcggatgaagatgatgcgGAAAGCAGGAGGCAGGATGTCATGGGAGAGAAGGAAAGGGCGCTTGATGCCATCAGGCGGGCCGAGAACGAGGCGAGGAGCATGTCAATGAGAAGAGATATCGGAATTGGGGGCACTGTTGGCGCCGGAGGGGCGGCCGATCTCAAGGGTGTCCCCTTTCCGCTTGGGGATGGGGTCAAGGAAGCGCTGCAGAAACTGGAAAATGATGAAGGAGGAGCCGTTTTATTG GGTATTGATATTCCTAATGAAACCCTCACGCTTCTCTCCACCGAATCAAACGTTTCTCCCGGATCACTCTCTAGCCTAATACCAGACTCGAAACCCCAGTACACGTTCTACCGGTATCCCACCACATCCGCGCTGGTCTTCGTTTATACTTGTCCTTCGACGTCGGCTATCAAGGAACGTATGCTCTACGCTAGCTGTCGCAGAGGAACGTTGAAGGTGGCTGAGGCACAGGGTCTGACAATCTCGCATAAG ATTGAGGCATCTTCCCCTGACGAAATCACCCAGACACGATTGGAGGAAGAAATCAGTCCCCGAAAAGAAGATGGGCCTCAGAGAGGTTTTGCAAGACCAAGGAGACCGGGGCGGTGA
- the TWF1_1 gene encoding Twinfilin-1, variant 3 (EggNog:ENOG410PK0U~COG:W), which translates to MQSGITASAELHDAFKAFLSSPSSLFCLPITIESEQLVPLSPISFAFNANDALDDKPFFESLPFLKDTLQPKTPIYLLLRRFQHEDPIESQLVALTYIPSNSGVRAKTIFASTRATVVRELGSEKFFDTVFAVEEEEILSEAAWKEREADKKASRGGNGNGTAADEDDAESRRQDVMGEKERALDAIRRAENEARSMSMRRDIGIGGTVGAGGAADLKGVPFPLGDGVKEALQKLENDEGGAVLLVRLLFRSIVLKHNLVCYVYSLNRFKRVLIFLMKPSRFSPPNQTFLPDHSLA; encoded by the exons ATGCAGTCAGGAATAACAG CCTCCGCCGAGCTCCATGATGCCTTCAAGGCCTTTCTCTCCTCCCCGTCCTCCCTCTTCTGCCTTCCCATAACAATCGAGAGCGAACAGCTCGTTCCTCTATCTCCTATCTCCTTCGCATTTAATGCCAACGATGCCCTTGATGATAAGCCATTCTTCGAATCCCTTCCATTCCTCAAAGATACTCTCCAACCTAAAACCCCGATATACCTTCTCCTCCGCCGGTTCCAGCATGAGGATCCCATAGAATCGCAGCTGGTTGCGCTTACTTACATTCCCTCAAATAGCGGGGTCCGTGCCAAAACAATTTTTGCAAGTACCCGTGCTACTGTAGTTCGTGAATTGGGCTCTGAGAAGTTCTTCGACACTGTTTTCGCGgtcgaagaggaagagattTTGAGCGAAGCTGCCTGGAAGGAACGGGAGGCAGATAAGAAGGCCTCCAGGGGTGGCAATGGAAATGGGACGGCGgcggatgaagatgatgcgGAAAGCAGGAGGCAGGATGTCATGGGAGAGAAGGAAAGGGCGCTTGATGCCATCAGGCGGGCCGAGAACGAGGCGAGGAGCATGTCAATGAGAAGAGATATCGGAATTGGGGGCACTGTTGGCGCCGGAGGGGCGGCCGATCTCAAGGGTGTCCCCTTTCCGCTTGGGGATGGGGTCAAGGAAGCGCTGCAGAAACTGGAAAATGATGAAGGAGGAGCCGTTTTATTGGTAAGGCTGCTTTTCCGTTCCATTGTGCTAAAACACAATCTAGTGTGCTACGTATATTCGCTAAACCGATTTAAAAGGGTATTGATATTCCTAATGAAACCCTCACGCTTCTCTCCACCGAATCAAACGTTTCTCCCGGATCACTCTCTAGCCTAA